From the genome of Notolabrus celidotus isolate fNotCel1 chromosome 5, fNotCel1.pri, whole genome shotgun sequence, one region includes:
- the LOC117812646 gene encoding LOW QUALITY PROTEIN: sodium-dependent phosphate transport protein 2A-like (The sequence of the model RefSeq protein was modified relative to this genomic sequence to represent the inferred CDS: substituted 1 base at 1 genomic stop codon), with protein sequence MQLKAVVSALCRVPLLLLLLYFFVCSLDILSSAFQLAGGRVAGDIFQENALLSNPVAGLVVGILVTVLVQSSSTSTSIIVSLVSSGLLDVQSAIPIIMGSNIGTSVTNTIVALMQAGERDEFERAFAGATVHDCFNWLSVLVLLPLEAVSGLLRRTSQAVVETLQFSTGEEAPELLKVLTEPLTNMIIQLDRSVITAIATGDQSVRNQSLVKQWCQTTTTKAPVPNTKVKLLHISVSLTLXHNFCRHLFVGCSLSDLAIGLILLCCSLLVLCSCLILLVKLLNSLLKGQVANAINKVVNTDFPFPFTWLAGYLALLVGAGMTFLVQSSSVFTSAITPLIGIGVISIERAYPLTLGSNLGTTTTATLAALASPGDKLAAATQVALCHFFFNLLGILLWFPIPATRLPIHMARALGKQTARYRWFAVLYLLLCFLLFPSLVFVLSMAGWKVMTGVGVPVIAVILFCAAVNMMQAHRPEWLPHGLQSWTFLPVWLTSLQPLDDVITRVTLWCRRGGGRRCKGNDGAVTSLEDSGVIPERGFREKRRQRGEDEGMNERQKHRGADKPGCCGLQYIEENDKCDFASVCSLNRDFNQQGAPLSSTQL encoded by the exons ATGCAGCTCAAAGCGGTGGTATCAGctctctgcagagtccctctcctccttctgctcctctacTTCTTCGTGTGCTCACTTGACATCTTAAGCTCTGCCTTTCAGCTAGCTGGAG GCAGGGTAGCGGGAGATATCTTTCAGGAAAACGCTCTTCTGTCGAACCCTGTGGCCGGGCTGGTGGTGGGAATACTGGTGACGGTGTTAGTTCAGagttcctccacctccacctccatcaTCGTCAGCCTCGTCTCCTCTGGCT TGCTGGATGTTCAGTCAGCTATTCCTATAATAATGGGCTCTAACATCGGGACATCCGTCACCAACACCATCGTTGCTTTAATGCAGGCTGGAGAGAGGGACGAGTTTGAAAG GGCGTTTGCTGGAGCGACAGTCCACGACTGTTTTAACTGGCTGTCTGTTTTGGTGCTTCTCCCTCTGGAGGCTGTGAGCGGGCTGCTGAGGCGAACGTCACAAGCTGTCGTCGAAACGCTTCAATTCAGCACCGGAGAGGAAGCTCCTGAACTCCTCAAAGTCCTCACAGAGCCTCTCACAAACATGATTATCCAG CTGGATCGCTCGGTCATCACAGCCATCGCTACAGGAGACCAGAGTGTGAGGAACCAGAGTCTGGTGAAGCAATGGTGTCAAACCACGACCACGAAGGCCCCGGTACCAAACACTAAAGTTAAATTACTGCACATTTCTGTGTCTCTTACTCTGTGACACAACtttt GTCGGCACCTTTTTGTGGGCTGCTCTCTGTCGGACCTTGCCATTGGTCTGATCCTGCTGTGTTGCTCTCTGTTGGTGCTGTGCAGCTGTCTGATACTGCTGGTTAAACTGCTCAACTCCCTCCTGAAGGGCCAAGTGGCCAATGCgatcaataaagttgttaaTACAG ATTTCCCCTTCCCGTTCACCTGGCTGGCAGGTTACCTCGCTCTGCTGGTCGGCGCAGGCATGACCTTTTTGGTTCAGAGCAGTTCTGTCTTCACTTCTGCCATCACTCCTCTCATAg GGATCGGTGTGATCAGTATCGAAAGGGCCTACCCTCTCACCCTGGGCTCAAACCTTGGAACCACTACAACAGCAACACTGGCAGCCTTAGCGAGTCCCGGAGATAAGCTAGCTGCTGCCACACAG GTCGCTTTGTGTCATTTCTTCTTTAACCTCCTCGGTATCCTGCTGTGGTTCCCCATACCAGCCACCCGCCTCCCCATACATATGGCCCGCGCTCTCGGCAAACAAACTGCCAG GTATCGCTGGTTTGCCGTGCTGtacctcctcctctgcttcctgcTGTTCCCCTCCCTCGTGTTCGTGCTCTCCATGGCGGGGTGGAAGGTGATGACCGGCGTTGGTGTTCCAGTCATTGCTGTGATTTTGTTCTGTGCAGCGGTAAACATGATGCAGGCACACAGACCTGAGTGGTTGCCGCACGGTCTGCAGAGCTGGACTTTTCTTCCCGTGTGGTTGACGTCTCTGCAGCCGCttgatgatgtcatcaccaGGGTGACCCTGTGGTGCAGGCGGGGAGGAG GTCGGCGCTGCAAAGGAAACGACGGAGCAGTAACGTCCCTGGAGGACTCGGGCGTGATCCCTGAGAGAGGattcagagagaagaggaggcagagaggggaaGATGAGGGGATGAATGAAAggcagaaacacagaggagcGGACAAACCTGGATGCTGTGGTCTGCAGTATATAGAAGAAAACGACAAATGTGACTTTGCTTCAGTGTGCTCCTTAAATAGAGACTTCAACCAGCAGGGGGCTCCACTGAGCAGCACTCAACTGTAA
- the LOC117812645 gene encoding uncharacterized protein LOC117812645, which translates to MCFVDLEKAYDRVPRGLLWGVLREYGVRGPLLRAIRSLYDQSPIECKFPESAAAAQQCSRAEGRLLIFQLTNKADSNLRLKKDDKYVIARITKLKIEFQHKEYARDAKVFPNGSFILGKATKNHSGDYMLEEHTTGGVLLRRVNLHLEIQALVSKPAVCQVCSSAEQRSISCSSEGEEVKFTFTLDGETLKHTRDQSQSLNRKAANMQGTKTKQDQDIATISLPGQLTGNLTCSVWNKVSREETVIHLNICKGVHPGFLAVRHGVGSVLLLALCLAVCIVHWKTRSTGVPEDASNELFLQEIPT; encoded by the exons atgtgttttgtggacttggagaaggccTACGATCGTGTACCACGGGGGCTCTTGTGGGGGGTACTGCGGGAGTATGGGGTTCGGGGGCCGCTACTGCGAGCTATCCGGTCCCTgtacgaccaaa GTCCTATTGAATGCAAATTCCCtgagtctgctgctgcagctcagcagTGCTCCAGGGCTGAGGGGAGGCTGCTGATTTTTCAACTCACAAATAAAGCAGATTCAAACCTGAGGTTGAAGAAAGACGATAAATATGTTATTGCAAGGATTACAAAACTGAAGATAGAGTTCCAACATAAAGAATATGCCAGAGATGCGAAAGTCTTCCCTAATGGATCCTTCATACTGGGAAAAGCAACGAAGAACCACTCTGGAGATTACATGTTGGAAGAACACACAACAGGAGGGGTTTTATTAAGACGAGTGAACCTGCACCTAGAAATTCAAG CTCTAGTGTCAAAGCCAgctgtgtgtcaggtgtgttcatcagcagagcagaggagcatCAGCTGCTCCTCTGAGGGAGAGGAAGTAAAGTTTACTTTTACTTTGGACGGTGAGACACTGAAGCATACAAGAGACCAAAGCCAGTCCCTGAACAGGAAGGCAGCAAACATGCAGGGGACTAAAACCaaacaagaccaagacattgcCACCATCAGCTTACCTGGTCAGCTGACAGGAAACTTGACGTGTTCTGTTTGGAACAAGGTCAGCAGGGAGGAAACAGTTATTCACCTGAATATCTGCAAAG gcGTCCACCCTGGTTTCTTGGCTGTGAGACATGGTGTGGGTTCTGTACTTCTGCTGGCTTTGTGTCTTGCAGTCTGCATTGTGCATTGGAAAACAAGGAGCACTGGTGTTCCAGAAG ACGCTTCCAACGAACTCTTTCTCCAGGAGATCCCGACCTGA